Proteins found in one Pelmatolapia mariae isolate MD_Pm_ZW linkage group LG7, Pm_UMD_F_2, whole genome shotgun sequence genomic segment:
- the zcchc9 gene encoding zinc finger CCHC domain-containing protein 9: MTRWARANNVHKHKPAEATPWSQLRTGRPPGAGGGDGGSSSTAGVKGVAERNPLRKTQPSGSAIKKPNGKKKQYISEDVNGFLEYLQQTGQHLAKKSQEGEHELREEVQIALKKDKKREDRRIKRQTNKKNKMFCFNCRKPGHGLADCPEADRDEEMGRGICFRCGSTEHEIYKCKAKVDPALGDYPYAKCFICGQTGHLSRSCPDNPKGLYAQGGCCHICGSVEHFQKDCPEHQTPNNHVTVGWLSNNMSADHEEVHIPVKKAKPKQPKVVKF; this comes from the exons ATGACAAGGTGGGCGAGAGCTAACAAtgtccacaaacacaaaccagCGGAGGCCACCCCCTGGAGTCAGCTGAGAACAGGACGACCaccaggagcaggaggaggcgacggtggcagcagcagcactgctgGTGTTAAAGGAGTAGCTGAGAGGAATCCTCTGAGAAAGACACAGCCCAGTGGGTCTGCTATAAAGAAACCCAACGGCAAGAAAAAGCAGTACATCAGCGAGGATGTAAACGGCTTCCTGGAGTATCTCCAGCAAACCGGGCAGCACCTGGCTAAAAAAAGTCAGGAGGGAGAGCATGAGCTCAGAGAGGAGGTGCAAATTGCtctaaagaaagacaagaagagGGAGGACAGGAGGATAAAAAGACAGACCAATAAGAAGAACAAGATG TTCTGTTTTAACTGCAGGAAGCCCGGTCACGGGTTGGCAGACTGTCCAGAGGCTGACAGAGATGAGGAGATGGGCCGAGGCATCTGCTTCCGCTGTGGCTCCACTGAACATGAGATCTACAAATGCAAAGCTAAAGTGGACCCTGCTCTGG GTGATTACCCATATGCAAAGTGCTTTATCTGTGGTCAGACTGGACACCTGTCACGATCCTGCCCTGATAATCCCAAAGGACTTTATGCTCAAG GAGGTTGCTGTCATATTTGTGGCTCAGTGGAACATTTTCAGAAGGACTGTCCAGAGCACCAGACTCCAA ATAATCATGTGACAGTGGGCTGGTTGTCCAACAATATGAGTGCAGACCATGAGGAAGTGCACATTCCAGTAAAGAAAGCCAAACCCAAGCAGCCTAAAGTGGTGAAGTTCTAA